Proteins found in one Neomonachus schauinslandi chromosome 1, ASM220157v2, whole genome shotgun sequence genomic segment:
- the CNN1 gene encoding calponin-1, whose translation MSSAHFNRGPAYGLSAEVKNKLAQKYDHQREQELREWIEGVTGRRIGNNFMDGLKDGIILCEFINKLQPGSVKKVNESTQNWHQLENIGNFIKAITKYGVKPHDIFEANDLFENTNHTQVQSTLLALASMAKTKGSKVNVGVKYAEKQERKFEPEKLREGRNIIGLQMGTNKFASQQGMTAYGTRRHLYDPKLGTDQPLDQATISLQMGTNKGASQAGMTAPGTKRQIFEPGLGMEHCDTLNVSLQMGSNKGASQRGMTVYGLPRQVYDPKYCLTPEYPELGEPAHNHHAHNYYNSA comes from the exons ATGTCCTCTGCTCACTTCAACCGGGGCCCCGCCTATGGCTTGTCGGCTGAGGTCAAGAACAAG ctggccCAGAAGTATGACCACCAGCGGGAGCAGGAGCTTCGAGAGTGGATCGAGGGGGTGACAGGGCGCCGCATTGGGAACAACTTCATGGATGGCCTCAAAGATGGCATCATTCTTTGCGA GTTCATCAATAAGCTCCAGCCAGGCTCCGTGAAGAAGGTCAATGAGTCGACCCAAAATTGGCACCAG CTGGAAAACATCGGCAACTTCATCAAGGCCATCACCAAGTATGGGGTGAAGCCCCACGACATTTTTGAGGCCAACGACCTGTTTGAGAACACCAACCACACCCAGGTGCAGTCCACCCTCCTGGCCCTGGCCAGCATG gCCAAGACGAAAGGGAGTAAGGTGAACGTAGGGGTGAAGTATGCAGAGAAGCAGGAACGGAAATTTGAGCCAGAGAAGCTAAGAGAAGGGCGGAACATCATCGGGCTGCAG ATGGGCACCAACAAGTTTGCCAGCCAGCAGGGCATGACGGCCTATGGCACCCGGCGTCACCTCTACGACCCCAAGCTGGGCACGGACCAGCCCCTGGACCAGGCCACCATCAGCCTGCAGATGGGCACCAACAAGGGAGCCAGCCAG GCCGGCATGACTGCACCCGGGACCAAGCGACAGATCTTCGAGccagggctgggcatggagcactGTGACACACTCAACGTCAGCCTGCAGATGGGCAGCAACAAGGGGGCCTCACAGAGGGGCATGACAGTGTATGGGCTGCCGCGCCAGGTCTATGACCCCAAGTACTGCCTGACGCCCGAGTACCCGGAGCTGGGCGAGCCCGCCCACAACCACCACGCGCACAACTACTACAACTCTGCCTAG